The window CCCACCGTGACCATCACCACGCTGGGCACCGTCGCGGTGGAACGGGACGGGCGGCAGGTGAACGCCCCGGCGGAACTGCTGAGCCTGCTGCTCCTGAAAGGCAAGTTGACCCGCAGTGAACTGGAACTGCACCTGTACCCGGAGCGCTCGGCCAGCGCCGCCGAAAGCGCCGTGAAACAGGACATCTACCGCGTCCGGCAGGTATTGGGCCGTGACGCCATTACCAGCAGCGGCATGTACCACGCGAAGTACTATGCCCTCAGTCCCGACTACCGCTGGCAACTGGACGCCCTGCGAGTCCTGCGCGGCTGCGAGTCTTTCGACAGCGTGGAGGTGTTCTCGGTGCTGCGCGGCCCCTTTCTGCCGGCCTGCGAACACGAGTGGGCGCTGGAATTCCGCGTGCAACTGGAACTGATGGTGGAACGCATGGTCGAGGGCCTGGGCGACTACTACCAGAAAAACGACATGCCGCTGAACGCCCACGGGCTGGCGATGGATTTTGTGCGCTCTTACCCGCACCGGCTGGACGGGTGGCACGAGCGCCTGGCGCTGCTGGAAGCACAATTGTCACCGGTTCCCTGAACGTCGCCGGAACGGGGTTCGTCGTCCCGTTCAATCCTTCTGGCCTGGCCGGGTTGCCGGCTTTTCTCTTGAATTGCATCTCGGTTCACCAGCGCAAGGAACTTCTCGCCTGCTTCTCGTGGCCCTTGCAGGCAGTTTTACTCGTGGTACGCGACCTTGCCGTATCTGCGGTTGTGGTACATCAGCGTTTCGGCGCTTTCGTGGACGTGGATGTCTTTCACGTCGCCCAGCACCAGCAGGTGATCGCCGGCCTCGATGACCTGGCGCACCGTGGCCGTGAAGGCGCCCGCCGTGCCTTGCAGGAGCGGCGCCCCCGCCACGCCCTCCTTGAAGGAAAGGCTGTTCCAGGACTCTTTGCGCTGTACCTGCGGACGGGCAAAGGTGTTGGCGATCTCGCCCTGGTCGGGCGCCAGCAGGTTCACGGCGAAGGCCTTGCACCTGCTCAGCGTGTCGCTGGCGAGGCTGGATTTCTGCACCGACACCAGGATGATCGGCGGGTCGATCGAGACGGTCAGGAAGGCGGTGACGGTAAAGCCGTCGAGGTCGTCGTTCTCGTCCAGCATGGTGATGACGGTCACGGTGGCGGCCCAGGTGCGGGCCAGGGCCTTGTAGTTGTCGGCCAGGGTGGGGGTCGCGTCGGTCATGAATACTCCTCTCTGCCAGGGGCGGCAGCACAAGAAAAAAGGGAATTTGGCCCCCATTATCCACGATCACTTTTCCGGTACCACTGGCGGCGGCTTTCAATGCCAGACGGCGTTCGATTCGCTGGAGTCGCTCAGGCGTTCATGCAGGCGTCCACCCTTGCCCTGAACTTCTGCATCTTGCCGATACGCGTGGTGGCTGTCTATGTGGGCCTGCCGTTCAGCCAGGCGGGCGACGACCTCCTCAGAAGCAAGAGCTGCAATACGGACAGCGACAACGGCGGCGACTGGTTCAACACCGTGGACTGGACAGGACAATCAAATGGCCTGGGGCGCTGAGAAGAACGTGAGCCACTGGGCGCTGTACCGCCCGCCGCTGGGCAACGCCGCCCTGAGACCCACGCCTGCCGACATTGGGCGGGCCAGTGACCATTACCGGGAAATGCTGCGCGTGCGCTACTCCAGCAGCCTGTTCCCCTGCCCAGCGCCGCCGAGGTGCAAAAAGTCTGACCTTTCTGAACGCCGGCCCCCAGCAGACGCCGGGCGTAATCGTCATGAAACTCGGCGGCGCGGTGAACCCCAGCAACCCTTACCGGAACATTGTCGTGGTGCTGAATGGCAGTGGGCAACACCGTGACCGTGCCGGGCCAGCGGCCAAGAGATAGGTAGGGGAGGCCGCTGGGCTTATCCTGGCGGCCTTTTCTCAGGTTTTCAGGGTCTGGTACAGCAATGCCGTTTCTGGCAGGGGCGTCAATCCCAGGGGGTGCAGGGCGTCCAGCAGTTGCCCGTACACGCGCTGAATGGCGGCGGCATTCCCGGATTTCTGGTGCAGCCGCATCAGTGTGCGGGCAGCGGGTTCGTGCGCCGGGTCGAGGCTCAGGGCACGTTCAGCGGCGGCGCGGCTGGCCGCCGGGTCGCCCTGCGTGCGGGCCAGTTCGGCTTCCTCGGCCAGCGCCTGCGGCAGGGCCAGGGCGTACTGCCGCGCCGCCGCCTGCGCCGCTGGCAGGTCGGATTCCGCCATGTCCGGCGGCAGGGTCAGCAGCCTGGGCAGCCGCTCGGGCGAGCCGGGCGACGCCTGCAGGGTGGCCCCTGCCTCCCACAGGTCGACCCGCAGGTCGGGCGTGCGGCGCAGTCTGAGCCAATCGCCGCGTTCCAGGAAGGTGCCGCTGGGGGCGCCCTGCTCCAGCACCTGCGCCAGGTACGTAAAGAGCGCCGCCAGTTGCACGTCTCCGCCGTCCAGGTCGCGCAGTGTACGCAGGTTCACGCGGCCCTGCGCGGTAGCCTGTACCAGGTAACGCGCCGCGATGGGCCAGCCTTCCGTCAGGGCGTGCGCCATCCGGACCTCGGCCGGGGTGGGGTGCTGCCCGTGGGCGCCGAACAGCTCCGCCAGTTCTTCCGGCGTGAAACTCAGGTCGGCGCTGCTGAGGGTAGTGACGATCCCGGCGGCTTCCAGCGCCACCCGCGACAGCAGGGCCACGTGCCCCTCGCCGCAGTCGAGCAGTTCGCGCAGCATGGGGGCCAGCAGGGGAGAGGTCAGGTAATGCGCCTCGTCGATCACCAGCCAGGCCTGCGCCGCGTGCAACACGTCCGCCGTACGCGAAGCCACCCGCACCGGCGACGCACCCTGTTCCAGCCAGCGGCCTGGCGCGTGCCCCCCCGGCAGGTGAGCCACGGCCAGCGCCAGGCCCGCCGCCAGCACCTGTGGGTCGGCGTCGTCAGCGTCCAGCGTCAGCCAGGCCACCGGCCAGCCGGTGCCGGGCAGGGTGGCCGCCAGCGCCGTCGTTTTGCCGTAGCCGGCCGGGGCAGTCACCACCAGCAGGGTCGTGTTCAGGGCGTCCACCACGCGTGGCCGGGCCAGCGCCCCGCGCGCCGCCGGCCAGTGCGTGCGGCGGGCCGACGACAGTTCGCGCCAGTTCAGGGTCATTGCCCCGATGCTAAGCCAAACGGGCTGGCCGGCGCTGATGCCCGGCTGAGGAACGGCGTTGAGGAACAGGAGGGGGCAGCCTGTTCTCGCGTTTACACCGTCCTCGCGTTTACAGCGCCAGGTACGCTTCGCGCACCGCCGGGTCGTTCAGCAGTTCCTGCCCCGAGCCTTCCTTGATGACCTGGCCGTTTTCCAGCACGTAAGCGCGGTGGGCCAGTTTCAGGCTGAGGCCCACGTTCTGCTCGACCAGCAGCACGCTGACGCCCTCGGCATTTACGGCCTTCAGGGCCTCAAACACGGTCTGGGTCATCAGGGGCGAGAGGCCCAGGCTGGGTTCGTCGACCACCAGCACGCTGGGGCGGCCCATCAGGGCGCGGCCCACCGCCACCATCTGCTGCTCGCCGCCTGACAGCGTGCCCGCGAGTTGCCCGGCGCGTTCCTGAAGGCGCGGAAAAAGCGAGTAGACCTGCGCCAGCGTCTGGCGCTGCGCGGCCAGGGCTTCAGGCCGCATGCCCGCCCCCAGTTCCAGGTTCTCCAGCACCGTCATCAGCGGGAACAACTCGCGCCCCTCGGGTACGTGACCCAGCCCGCGTTTGACCACCTGGCTGGGTTCCGCGCGCGTGATGTCCACCCCGCCCAGCCTGATGCTGCCCGCCGTCGGCTTGACCACGCCACTCACTGCCCGCAGCGTCGTGGTTTTCCCCGCACCGTTGGCGCCGATCATGGCCACGAATTCGCCCGGCT is drawn from Deinococcus fonticola and contains these coding sequences:
- a CDS encoding alpha-1,6-glucosidase domain-containing protein, translated to MTITGKCCACATPAACSPAQRRRGAKSLTFLNAGPQQTPGVIVMKLGGAVNPSNPYRNIVVVLNGSGQHRDRAGPAAKR
- a CDS encoding ABC transporter ATP-binding protein, coding for MTQGQALTIEHLAAGYGKVQVLWDVSVRVEPGEFVAMIGANGAGKTTTLRAVSGVVKPTAGSIRLGGVDITRAEPSQVVKRGLGHVPEGRELFPLMTVLENLELGAGMRPEALAAQRQTLAQVYSLFPRLQERAGQLAGTLSGGEQQMVAVGRALMGRPSVLVVDEPSLGLSPLMTQTVFEALKAVNAEGVSVLLVEQNVGLSLKLAHRAYVLENGQVIKEGSGQELLNDPAVREAYLAL
- a CDS encoding flavin reductase family protein yields the protein MTDATPTLADNYKALARTWAATVTVITMLDENDDLDGFTVTAFLTVSIDPPIILVSVQKSSLASDTLSRCKAFAVNLLAPDQGEIANTFARPQVQRKESWNSLSFKEGVAGAPLLQGTAGAFTATVRQVIEAGDHLLVLGDVKDIHVHESAETLMYHNRRYGKVAYHE
- a CDS encoding AAA family ATPase — its product is MTLNWRELSSARRTHWPAARGALARPRVVDALNTTLLVVTAPAGYGKTTALAATLPGTGWPVAWLTLDADDADPQVLAAGLALAVAHLPGGHAPGRWLEQGASPVRVASRTADVLHAAQAWLVIDEAHYLTSPLLAPMLRELLDCGEGHVALLSRVALEAAGIVTTLSSADLSFTPEELAELFGAHGQHPTPAEVRMAHALTEGWPIAARYLVQATAQGRVNLRTLRDLDGGDVQLAALFTYLAQVLEQGAPSGTFLERGDWLRLRRTPDLRVDLWEAGATLQASPGSPERLPRLLTLPPDMAESDLPAAQAAARQYALALPQALAEEAELARTQGDPAASRAAAERALSLDPAHEPAARTLMRLHQKSGNAAAIQRVYGQLLDALHPLGLTPLPETALLYQTLKT